One part of the Candidatus Saccharimonadales bacterium genome encodes these proteins:
- a CDS encoding phosphoketolase family protein — protein MNPNNPLDAKTLYNIDAYWRAANYLSVGQIYLCDNPLLKQPLRLEHIKKLLLGHWGTTPGQNFIYAHLNRVIKERDLNMIYISGPGHGGPAVVGNVYLEGTFTDYYPKVTQDEAGLKKLFQMFSFPGGLSSHVSPQVPGSIHEGGELGYSLSHAFGAVFDNPDLITACVVGDGEAETGPLATAWHSNKFINPKTDGAVLPILHLNGYKISNPTILARIDRDELDQLFRGYGWTPYFVEGDDPMQMHQLMASKLDEVVKEIKQIQAEAREGNDMTRPRWPMIILNSPKGWTGPKTIDGKQVENNFRSHQVPLTVDTDHPENLVVLEQWLKSYKPEELFDQNGKLLPELAELAPTGKYRMGANPHANGGGFLRELDLPDFRDYAVKLEHRSATNEGNVHALGPFLRDVVKQNQTHHNFRIFGPDELVSNRLEAVFEVTDRQWSAEIKPTDEHLAASGSVLDSMLSEHQDQGWLEGYLLTGRHGIFHSYEAFIRIVDSMVNQHAKWIKMSNELPWRHPIASLNYLLTSHVWRQDHNGFTHQDPGFIDHLLNKKASMVRIYLPPDANTLLSTIDHCLKSRNYINLTITGKHNSPQWLTMDEAIDHCTKGASVWDWASNDDGSEPDLVMACAGDVPTLETLAAVSILREHLPQLKIRVVNVVDLMRLQPDTEHPHGLSDADYDTLFTKNKQIIFAFHGYPWVVHRLTYRRANRNLHVRGYKEEGTITTAFDMTVRNDMDRFRLVIDAIDYAGITGEGAQELKQLMQKKLLEHADYIKIHGIDMPEVRDWQWNN, from the coding sequence ATGAACCCCAATAACCCATTAGACGCTAAGACGCTTTATAATATTGACGCCTATTGGCGCGCTGCAAATTACTTGTCTGTCGGGCAAATTTACTTATGTGACAATCCGCTTCTTAAGCAACCATTAAGGCTTGAGCACATAAAAAAGTTGCTGTTAGGACATTGGGGTACTACTCCTGGTCAGAACTTTATCTATGCTCATTTAAACCGAGTAATTAAAGAGCGCGACTTGAATATGATTTATATCTCGGGTCCGGGTCACGGCGGTCCGGCGGTGGTCGGCAACGTGTACCTAGAGGGAACGTTTACCGACTATTATCCTAAAGTTACACAGGATGAAGCTGGGCTTAAAAAATTGTTCCAGATGTTTTCGTTCCCGGGTGGTTTGTCTAGTCATGTTTCGCCGCAAGTGCCTGGCTCAATTCATGAGGGCGGCGAGCTTGGATACTCGCTAAGTCATGCCTTTGGTGCGGTATTCGATAACCCTGATCTAATTACTGCTTGTGTCGTTGGAGATGGCGAGGCTGAAACCGGACCGCTGGCTACCGCTTGGCATTCAAATAAATTTATTAATCCAAAAACTGACGGCGCCGTGCTGCCTATTTTGCACCTCAACGGCTACAAAATTAGTAACCCAACAATATTGGCGCGGATTGATCGCGACGAATTAGATCAATTGTTTAGGGGTTATGGCTGGACTCCGTATTTTGTGGAGGGCGATGACCCAATGCAGATGCACCAGCTTATGGCGTCTAAACTCGATGAAGTTGTCAAAGAAATCAAGCAGATCCAAGCTGAAGCCCGCGAAGGTAACGATATGACCCGACCTCGTTGGCCGATGATTATTCTTAATTCTCCAAAAGGTTGGACTGGTCCAAAAACCATCGATGGCAAGCAAGTCGAGAATAATTTCCGTTCTCATCAAGTTCCGCTTACTGTTGATACTGATCATCCTGAAAACCTGGTTGTTTTGGAGCAGTGGCTCAAAAGTTATAAACCAGAAGAACTGTTTGATCAAAACGGTAAATTACTACCAGAGCTGGCTGAACTTGCGCCAACTGGTAAGTATCGCATGGGAGCCAATCCGCATGCAAACGGTGGCGGTTTCTTGCGTGAACTTGATCTGCCTGACTTTCGTGATTACGCGGTTAAGTTGGAACACCGAAGCGCTACTAACGAAGGTAATGTTCATGCGTTAGGTCCATTCTTGCGTGACGTTGTTAAACAAAATCAAACGCATCATAACTTTAGAATATTCGGTCCAGACGAACTTGTCTCTAATCGGCTCGAAGCTGTTTTTGAAGTGACCGATCGGCAGTGGTCGGCTGAAATAAAACCAACCGATGAGCACTTAGCGGCAAGTGGCTCTGTGCTGGATTCTATGCTTAGTGAGCACCAGGATCAGGGATGGCTAGAAGGCTATCTTTTAACAGGTAGGCACGGTATTTTCCATAGCTATGAGGCCTTTATTCGCATTGTCGACTCCATGGTTAATCAACATGCTAAGTGGATTAAAATGAGCAACGAACTGCCATGGCGTCACCCGATAGCTTCGTTAAATTACCTGTTAACCTCGCATGTTTGGCGGCAAGACCATAACGGATTTACACATCAAGACCCTGGTTTTATCGATCACTTGCTTAATAAAAAAGCCTCGATGGTGCGCATTTACCTGCCGCCGGATGCAAATACCTTGCTTTCTACGATTGACCACTGTTTGAAGAGTCGTAATTATATAAATCTGACTATTACCGGCAAACACAACAGCCCTCAATGGCTCACGATGGATGAGGCGATTGATCATTGCACGAAAGGCGCAAGTGTTTGGGATTGGGCGAGCAATGATGACGGTTCGGAACCAGATCTAGTAATGGCTTGCGCTGGCGATGTTCCTACGTTAGAAACACTTGCAGCCGTATCTATTCTCCGCGAGCATTTGCCGCAGCTTAAAATTCGCGTTGTAAACGTGGTTGATCTTATGAGATTGCAACCCGATACAGAGCACCCCCACGGACTTAGCGATGCCGACTACGACACACTCTTCACAAAGAACAAACAGATCATTTTTGCGTTCCACGGATACCCATGGGTGGTTCATCGCTTAACCTACCGCCGTGCCAACCGCAACTTGCACGTGCGCGGTTATAAAGAGGAAGGCACTATTACGACTGCGTTCGACATGACGGTGCGTAACGATATGGATCGTTTTCGTTTGGTAATTGACGCCATAGACTATGCTGGTATTACAGGGGAAGGGGCTCAGGAACTCAAACAGCTCATGCAGAAAAAGCTGCTTGAGCATGCGGATTATATAAAAATACATGGGATAGATATGCCTGAGGTTCGTGATTGGCAGTGGAATAACTAG